Proteins found in one Leptospira terpstrae serovar Hualin str. LT 11-33 = ATCC 700639 genomic segment:
- the mreD gene encoding rod shape-determining protein MreD, whose protein sequence is MILDKLFIVIGLLLSHFLNGSNLFELGNAVRPDFMVIFVVFFALRKGPLYGLWLGFFGGLLTDTALGGEIGGDNIVYYKIGLHSFSYAIIGYIVGKVMRSSYTENYISITIYILGFTLVSRIITYLLFLMFFHSNHSYSFLYVSLYNAFIGPALFFLFSWAFRLDADEVRQ, encoded by the coding sequence ATGATTTTAGATAAACTTTTTATCGTTATCGGATTGTTACTCTCCCACTTCTTAAATGGATCCAATCTATTTGAGTTAGGGAATGCAGTTCGGCCAGACTTTATGGTCATCTTTGTTGTCTTTTTTGCGTTAAGAAAAGGTCCTCTCTATGGACTATGGTTAGGATTTTTTGGAGGCCTTCTCACCGATACAGCACTTGGTGGTGAAATTGGCGGAGACAATATTGTTTATTACAAAATTGGACTTCATTCCTTTTCTTATGCCATCATAGGATATATCGTAGGAAAGGTAATGCGATCTTCTTATACAGAAAATTATATCTCCATTACCATCTACATCCTTGGATTTACATTGGTTTCAAGAATCATCACGTATCTTTTATTTTTGATGTTCTTTCACTCCAACCATAGTTATTCCTTTTTGTATGTTTCTTTATATAATGCATTCATTGGTCCTGCGTTGTTCTTTTTATTCTCATGGGCCTTCCGATTAGATGCTGATGAGGTGAGGCAATGA
- the mreC gene encoding rod shape-determining protein MreC, translating to MKWNRINQNDELFSLLFVFLFSFTSLIWNGNFMVRGIASFQGVGDFFSGSFDSFGSLIKSSYNKLESFERVREERDSCLNVMEEYRQLSKDVERLKAENAILRQELNFPLHIDYPTVRAEVLSVRLNAIYRTIIINKGSEEGIKPYMPVVARALDEKGKFTEALVGKIIAVSKGSAVIQPIINSNFSMGVSIPGTNLWASLNGNSGRGTDVLLDYIDAGIVIDPKAIGNFPMGPNPPPTSASTMFTEGFSKIGKAVFSSGGSGVFPSGIPVGTIIEEGPRNGSFKTAILRPFVEFDKLLHVIVLKKQPEKWREEWPAEKTIQIDGPYFGEIDFPKEKDYNKKDKDKRQGNFPYTFGTPQYTKPSLNTNTQDSSPPVPSSPSTPDAPKEVTP from the coding sequence ATGAAGTGGAATCGCATCAATCAAAATGACGAATTGTTTTCCCTACTCTTCGTATTCCTGTTTTCCTTTACTTCCCTAATTTGGAACGGCAACTTCATGGTGAGAGGGATTGCCAGCTTTCAGGGTGTTGGCGACTTTTTTTCTGGGTCCTTTGATTCCTTTGGATCCCTAATCAAAAGTAGCTATAACAAACTTGAGTCGTTCGAACGTGTCCGAGAAGAGCGTGATTCTTGTTTGAACGTGATGGAAGAATACCGCCAACTTTCCAAAGATGTGGAAAGGTTGAAAGCCGAGAACGCCATCCTCAGGCAAGAATTGAACTTCCCCCTTCATATCGATTATCCTACGGTTCGTGCTGAAGTATTGAGTGTTCGTTTGAATGCCATCTACCGCACTATCATCATTAATAAAGGTTCCGAAGAAGGAATTAAACCTTACATGCCCGTTGTGGCTCGGGCCTTAGATGAAAAAGGGAAATTTACAGAAGCACTTGTGGGTAAAATCATCGCTGTTTCCAAAGGATCTGCGGTCATCCAACCTATTATCAATTCCAACTTTTCTATGGGAGTTTCTATTCCAGGAACCAACCTTTGGGCTTCCCTCAATGGAAATAGTGGCCGCGGAACTGATGTTTTGTTAGATTATATTGATGCCGGAATTGTGATTGATCCTAAAGCCATCGGAAATTTTCCAATGGGACCAAATCCACCACCAACTTCAGCAAGTACCATGTTTACCGAAGGGTTTAGTAAAATTGGAAAAGCAGTGTTTAGTTCTGGTGGATCAGGTGTTTTTCCTTCGGGAATTCCTGTCGGAACGATCATCGAAGAAGGTCCAAGAAATGGATCTTTTAAAACTGCCATTTTACGCCCGTTTGTTGAATTTGATAAACTGTTACATGTTATAGTTTTGAAGAAACAACCTGAAAAGTGGCGTGAAGAGTGGCCGGCTGAAAAAACAATTCAAATTGACGGCCCTTATTTTGGCGAAATCGATTTTCCAAAAGAAAAAGATTATAATAAAAAAGATAAAGATAAAAGGCAAGGGAACTTTCCTTATACCTTTGGAACACCTCAATACACAAAACCATCTTTGAATACAAATACACAAGACTCATCACCACCAGTCCCATCTTCTCCTTCCACGCCAGATGCTCCTAAGGAGGTAACACCATGA
- a CDS encoding adenylate/guanylate cyclase domain-containing protein has product MFDLSFLEPERKTLKIKKAGDTILETALANHFPLYHLCGGNARCTTCRVFVTHGLSSLSERNDREKTIADRKGWPKEIRLSCQTEIFGNVDVQRIIRDEEDLKTVTSETKSSKTGEECYAAILFLDIKGFTSFTESSLAYDVVFVLNRFFQEMSEPILNNGGFIDKFIGDGILAYFFLDKTKLQSSELSLEEAKKQMFVQALRACFRMFDQLQKFNSYVKERFHHEFEIRLGLHAGQVIYGDIGHSDHKSQTVLGDTVNVASRLEALNKKTGTRFLISDEIYKYISDKIQIDKKILTRLRGKTDKMAAYSVLGFKEKDTILELQRSLELALHLNPNLARDFYVHFLETKPEFQKFFQNTDMETQAKKLLAMFGRTIERFGNLNQIHNELKNLGKMHEEMGIKVTDLAEIAPSLLYALEKSLGERFQTEWKPIWEEALGSLVRLMSF; this is encoded by the coding sequence ATGTTTGATCTCTCTTTTTTAGAACCGGAAAGGAAAACGTTAAAAATCAAAAAGGCAGGTGATACCATATTAGAAACCGCCTTAGCCAATCACTTCCCCCTTTATCATTTATGTGGAGGAAATGCACGATGCACCACTTGCCGCGTTTTTGTTACGCATGGATTGTCCTCACTGAGTGAAAGAAATGATAGGGAAAAAACAATCGCGGATCGCAAAGGTTGGCCAAAGGAAATTCGTTTGTCCTGCCAAACTGAAATTTTTGGGAATGTCGATGTGCAAAGGATCATTCGTGACGAAGAAGATCTTAAAACGGTAACTTCCGAAACAAAAAGTTCGAAGACGGGCGAAGAGTGTTATGCGGCCATTTTATTTTTAGACATCAAAGGATTTACTTCTTTTACAGAATCAAGTCTTGCCTATGACGTTGTGTTTGTTCTCAATCGATTTTTCCAAGAGATGAGTGAACCAATTCTCAACAATGGTGGATTTATCGATAAGTTCATTGGAGATGGAATCCTTGCCTATTTCTTTTTGGACAAAACAAAATTACAATCCTCAGAACTCAGTTTGGAAGAGGCAAAAAAACAAATGTTTGTCCAAGCATTACGTGCTTGTTTTCGGATGTTTGACCAACTTCAAAAATTTAATTCCTATGTAAAAGAACGATTCCACCATGAGTTTGAGATTCGATTGGGATTACATGCAGGACAAGTCATCTATGGTGACATCGGTCACTCCGATCACAAATCACAAACAGTCCTCGGAGATACTGTAAACGTTGCCTCCCGATTGGAAGCATTGAATAAAAAAACGGGAACAAGATTTTTGATCTCTGACGAAATCTATAAGTACATCTCCGACAAAATTCAAATCGACAAAAAAATTCTAACCAGACTGAGAGGGAAAACGGATAAGATGGCCGCTTACTCCGTGTTAGGGTTTAAAGAAAAAGATACCATATTAGAATTACAAAGATCCTTAGAATTGGCATTGCATCTAAATCCAAATTTAGCTCGGGATTTTTACGTCCACTTTCTCGAAACAAAACCAGAGTTCCAAAAATTTTTCCAAAATACGGATATGGAAACCCAAGCGAAAAAGTTACTTGCCATGTTCGGAAGAACGATCGAAAGATTTGGAAATTTGAATCAAATCCATAATGAACTTAAAAATTTAGGAAAAATGCATGAAGAGATGGGAATCAAAGTTACGGATTTAGCAGAAATTGCACCAAGCCTTCTCTATGCTTTAGAAAAAAGTTTAGGCGAAAGATTCCAAACGGAATGGAAACCCATTTGGGAAGAAGCCCTTGGATCCTTGGTTCGGCTGATGAGCTTTTAA
- a CDS encoding class I SAM-dependent methyltransferase produces MKVTALFAPIFPAERISAAIAGAGIWKVILGNTLTKYQYDVIKIFRLIYLMNPIKKQSNKYSLQTFVCFFVFSFCFLLTCDQNSSPEQVAFEKVYDEKKWGDGSGIGSWPENAGPYLKLLQESLNDPKYTTIVDLGCGDWKLMETLSIPEEKKYVGYDLVTDLIAQNTKKYSKKNVKFLVIKQLSDIRNVSADLLIVKDVLHHWPIAHINYFLKEILPNYRYALITNDYNFFASNQDIAFAEFRPINLQKEPFLPVIGLRVLFDYPSHGIIKRVYLYQNPAF; encoded by the coding sequence GTGAAAGTGACCGCGCTTTTCGCTCCAATCTTTCCTGCGGAAAGGATTTCCGCTGCAATCGCTGGCGCGGGAATTTGGAAGGTGATTCTTGGAAACACTCTTACCAAGTACCAATATGATGTAATTAAAATTTTCAGACTTATTTACCTAATGAATCCAATTAAAAAACAATCCAACAAATATAGTTTACAAACATTTGTTTGCTTTTTTGTTTTTTCATTCTGTTTCCTTTTAACTTGTGATCAAAATAGTTCACCTGAGCAAGTTGCCTTTGAAAAGGTATATGATGAAAAAAAATGGGGTGATGGTTCAGGTATTGGCTCCTGGCCGGAAAATGCAGGCCCCTATCTAAAACTTTTACAAGAATCCTTGAACGATCCAAAGTATACAACGATTGTAGATCTTGGATGTGGTGATTGGAAACTAATGGAAACCTTGAGTATTCCAGAAGAAAAAAAATATGTGGGTTATGATCTTGTCACGGATCTCATTGCACAAAACACAAAAAAATATTCTAAAAAAAACGTTAAATTCTTGGTGATAAAACAGTTAAGTGACATTCGGAATGTGTCAGCAGACCTATTGATCGTGAAAGACGTATTACACCATTGGCCTATCGCCCATATAAACTATTTTCTGAAAGAAATTTTACCGAACTATCGGTATGCGCTGATCACGAATGATTATAATTTTTTCGCTTCCAATCAGGATATTGCCTTTGCAGAGTTTCGTCCGATCAATTTACAAAAAGAACCATTCTTACCCGTGATTGGCCTTCGGGTGCTTTTTGATTATCCTTCCCATGGAATCATCAAACGTGTCTACTTGTATCAAAATCCCGCATTTTAG
- a CDS encoding LOG family protein gives MNVIKNIAVYCGSSQGLDPYYMTAAFELGEYFGTHQIGLIYGGASVGLMGAVANGCLSKNGSVTGVLPKFLKKKEIEHAGLEKLILVESMHERKLKMFELSDAFVVLPGGLGTMEEFFEVITWSQLGLHHKPILILNWLGFYNPLLKLMETMVESGFLKKENSALVQVLETSKDLLQTIQNYSPSKTEKWLSEGNV, from the coding sequence ATGAATGTAATTAAAAATATCGCAGTCTATTGCGGATCTTCCCAAGGACTTGATCCATACTATATGACCGCAGCCTTTGAGTTAGGTGAATATTTTGGTACCCACCAAATTGGTTTGATTTACGGCGGAGCTAGCGTAGGTCTTATGGGAGCTGTTGCCAACGGATGTTTGTCAAAAAATGGATCGGTCACAGGAGTTTTGCCTAAATTTCTAAAAAAGAAAGAAATCGAACATGCAGGACTTGAAAAACTCATCCTTGTAGAAAGTATGCATGAAAGAAAACTCAAAATGTTCGAATTATCCGATGCCTTTGTGGTTTTGCCAGGGGGACTTGGAACCATGGAAGAATTTTTCGAAGTCATCACATGGTCTCAGTTAGGTTTGCATCACAAACCCATTCTCATTCTGAATTGGCTTGGATTTTATAATCCCCTCCTTAAACTTATGGAAACAATGGTCGAGTCTGGATTTTTGAAAAAAGAAAATTCGGCCCTCGTACAAGTTCTAGAAACTTCCAAGGATCTACTACAAACCATCCAAAACTATTCACCGTCTAAGACGGAGAAATGGTTGTCGGAAGGCAACGTCTAA
- a CDS encoding DUF4846 domain-containing protein — protein MKSIFSQSKTITNRSFRFYVFLIGMTLTIFNLCFQNLNAESIQERFSPPNGFQRNRFPNESFATYLQNFPLKPIGSSVLLYDGRTKTNQVHVAVLDFPLLLDDLIQCADAVMKLRAEYFYSQKKYNQIQFKISNGMEVPFSRFVKGERVQVVGNKSQWKKGKYKQGTGRDVFEEYLHFIYSYAGTISLKSELKKKTIQNLTPGDVWIEAGSPGHVVIVVDQVTGKGGQTLFLLAQSYMPSQEMHILKSQSKYSPWFELPENQSFQTPEWEFPSKEFYGFVK, from the coding sequence GTGAAATCCATTTTTTCCCAATCGAAAACTATTACTAATCGTTCTTTTCGATTTTACGTATTTCTGATTGGGATGACTCTTACTATTTTCAATCTTTGTTTCCAAAATCTTAATGCTGAATCCATACAGGAGCGGTTCTCACCACCTAACGGATTCCAACGAAACCGTTTTCCAAACGAAAGTTTTGCTACTTATTTACAAAATTTTCCATTAAAACCCATAGGAAGTTCCGTTTTACTTTATGACGGAAGAACCAAAACCAACCAAGTCCATGTTGCCGTTTTGGACTTTCCCCTATTACTAGATGATTTAATCCAATGTGCCGATGCAGTGATGAAACTAAGGGCTGAATATTTTTATTCGCAGAAAAAATACAACCAAATCCAATTTAAAATCAGCAATGGAATGGAAGTTCCGTTTTCTCGGTTTGTTAAAGGAGAAAGAGTCCAAGTTGTGGGAAACAAATCCCAATGGAAAAAAGGCAAATACAAACAAGGTACAGGACGGGATGTATTCGAAGAATACCTACATTTTATTTATAGTTATGCAGGGACAATTTCCCTAAAATCAGAACTCAAGAAAAAAACCATTCAAAACTTAACTCCTGGTGATGTGTGGATCGAAGCAGGATCTCCGGGCCATGTGGTTATTGTCGTAGACCAAGTAACAGGAAAAGGTGGACAAACTTTATTTCTTTTGGCACAAAGTTATATGCCTTCACAGGAAATGCACATTCTAAAGTCACAAAGTAAATACTCTCCTTGGTTTGAATTACCGGAGAACCAATCGTTTCAAACGCCAGAATGGGAATTTCCTTCCAAAGAATTTTATGGATTTGTAAAATGA
- a CDS encoding zinc-dependent alcohol dehydrogenase translates to MRRLMFRKKGILEWEEVDPLVITGENQVIIEPISIARCDLDLPIVRGETLFRAPFPVGHEFVGKIKSLSEDLANLYSIGMTVAVPFQISCGSCPACLNHHANSCDSVPYTSGYGMPPGANSFGGAIADEIKIPFAKQMLFVVDNKINPVGIASFSDNIAEVWKLAGRFLGQKKDPKVLVVGGHAGSIGLYTALFLHQTKKAEVLYVDTDTTKIQLAESLGIPVESFSNFPKPTKKYDLVCDASANKQGWDFAVRSLGRNAIFSSASIFWTNQWEIPYLEMYNQGVEIHLGRVESKDSMEALYPYILSGIFTPEKIVTKTANFDDAKEAWLEESIKLVITK, encoded by the coding sequence ATGCGTCGACTCATGTTTCGTAAAAAAGGTATTTTAGAATGGGAAGAAGTGGATCCCCTCGTTATCACAGGTGAAAATCAAGTAATCATCGAACCTATTTCGATTGCACGGTGTGATTTGGATCTACCTATTGTTCGCGGAGAAACTTTATTTCGAGCCCCATTTCCCGTAGGACACGAGTTTGTCGGTAAAATAAAATCCCTTTCTGAAGATCTGGCAAATTTGTATTCTATAGGAATGACTGTGGCCGTTCCTTTTCAAATTTCTTGTGGATCTTGTCCCGCTTGTTTGAACCATCATGCCAATTCTTGTGATTCAGTTCCTTATACTTCGGGGTATGGAATGCCTCCAGGAGCGAACTCTTTTGGCGGAGCAATTGCAGATGAAATCAAAATTCCATTCGCCAAACAAATGCTATTTGTAGTGGATAATAAAATAAATCCTGTCGGGATTGCTAGCTTCAGCGATAATATTGCCGAAGTTTGGAAACTGGCAGGAAGATTTTTAGGTCAAAAAAAAGATCCCAAGGTACTCGTTGTGGGCGGTCATGCAGGAAGTATTGGACTTTATACGGCTTTGTTTCTCCACCAAACAAAAAAAGCAGAAGTTTTGTATGTGGATACAGATACTACAAAGATCCAGCTAGCAGAGTCTTTAGGAATCCCTGTGGAATCCTTTTCAAACTTCCCGAAACCAACAAAAAAATACGATTTAGTATGTGATGCATCTGCAAACAAACAAGGTTGGGATTTTGCAGTTCGTTCCCTCGGTAGAAATGCAATCTTTAGTTCTGCTTCTATCTTTTGGACCAACCAATGGGAAATTCCTTATCTAGAAATGTACAACCAAGGTGTGGAAATCCATTTAGGCCGTGTTGAATCAAAAGATTCCATGGAAGCACTCTATCCTTATATTTTATCCGGTATCTTTACACCGGAAAAAATTGTGACTAAAACAGCTAACTTTGATGATGCGAAAGAAGCATGGTTGGAAGAGTCCATCAAGTTGGTGATCACAAAGTGA
- a CDS encoding ankyrin repeat domain-containing protein, translating into MKTILSCSNCFSGHSVSTSKLEGKKGKYRCKNCSAWNHFDYRTEFTSASSDSLVLFDIQFKEQIPDHKLQGQIFGRYTTDFISDWSNEELVFLKDEDGNENDLRISISGLPEIVRLKNFLFDITTESPSKTLKIIINQNVNVSPVRLSITVDTLDDHSVSGKLYLAIADQWNTFLHGSFAATHIYKIQFDEHGDSDKILPEFVSSELASKIYALSGNILSLQENFSLLNQQAKDELLTLIMYHWPENQATISEVHFKEGNLQVTFQLTQKKLNESLIFLLTNQVIPNQKHWQLIHDVVCHAETEPLFIPLLKQKFPEGYESHLGSSLESINEDKTLDWLDSDDVYLLDSFVRTVGSLDYVITDSIRNPLGFSLLQECFVRAKYKLCMRLLERGADPNQVDANGETAIFKLCQDSTLRLQEKTTLMDELIRRGAKVNLQSVNGMTPLHWCSVFGEPSMAKRLIQAGIDIHVADNSGSTALHEACKFGNSAVLALLLESGAKSNAKTFEEKTGRDLAFENLEIAELEGDEEKKNRCQRVLSLLDVYGG; encoded by the coding sequence ATGAAAACGATCTTATCCTGCTCTAATTGTTTTAGTGGTCACTCTGTTTCAACTTCCAAATTGGAAGGAAAAAAAGGGAAGTATCGCTGTAAAAATTGTTCCGCCTGGAACCATTTTGATTACCGCACAGAGTTTACATCGGCGTCTTCCGACTCACTCGTGTTATTTGATATTCAATTTAAAGAACAAATCCCTGATCACAAACTCCAAGGCCAAATTTTCGGAAGGTATACTACGGATTTTATCTCTGATTGGTCTAACGAGGAACTAGTTTTTTTGAAAGATGAGGATGGAAATGAAAACGATCTTCGGATTTCTATTTCGGGACTCCCTGAAATAGTAAGATTAAAAAATTTCCTTTTCGATATTACCACCGAATCTCCTTCAAAAACTTTAAAAATCATCATCAATCAAAATGTAAACGTTTCACCAGTAAGACTTTCTATTACTGTAGATACTTTAGATGATCATTCTGTCTCAGGAAAATTGTACTTAGCGATTGCAGACCAGTGGAATACTTTTTTGCACGGAAGTTTTGCTGCTACACATATCTACAAAATTCAATTTGATGAACATGGTGATTCCGATAAAATACTTCCTGAATTTGTATCTAGTGAACTTGCATCTAAGATTTATGCATTGTCTGGGAATATATTATCTTTACAGGAAAATTTTTCTCTTTTAAACCAACAGGCAAAAGATGAGCTCCTAACACTTATCATGTACCATTGGCCTGAAAATCAAGCCACGATTTCAGAAGTTCATTTTAAAGAAGGAAACTTGCAAGTAACCTTCCAACTTACCCAAAAGAAGTTGAATGAGAGCTTAATCTTTCTTCTTACCAACCAAGTGATACCGAATCAAAAACATTGGCAACTCATCCATGATGTAGTCTGTCATGCAGAAACAGAACCTTTGTTTATTCCTCTTCTGAAACAGAAATTTCCCGAAGGTTATGAAAGTCATTTAGGTTCAAGTTTGGAATCTATAAACGAGGACAAAACTTTGGACTGGTTGGATTCTGATGATGTTTATCTTTTGGATTCTTTTGTTCGGACTGTAGGATCTTTGGATTATGTGATCACCGATTCCATTCGCAACCCTTTAGGTTTTTCGCTTTTACAAGAATGTTTTGTACGAGCAAAATACAAATTATGTATGCGTCTTTTGGAGCGAGGAGCTGATCCCAACCAAGTGGATGCCAATGGAGAAACTGCGATCTTTAAATTATGCCAAGATAGCACTCTTCGTTTACAAGAAAAAACAACTCTAATGGATGAACTCATTCGTAGAGGTGCAAAAGTCAATCTGCAATCAGTGAATGGAATGACACCATTACATTGGTGTTCTGTTTTTGGTGAACCTAGTATGGCAAAGAGGTTGATCCAAGCAGGTATTGACATTCATGTCGCAGATAACAGTGGTAGTACGGCACTTCACGAAGCATGTAAATTTGGAAACTCTGCAGTTCTTGCTTTATTATTAGAATCAGGTGCAAAATCTAATGCGAAAACCTTCGAGGAAAAAACTGGTAGGGATCTTGCTTTTGAAAATTTAGAAATCGCTGAATTAGAAGGGGATGAGGAGAAAAAGAACCGTTGCCAGCGAGTCCTTTCTCTCTTAGATGTTTACGGGGGTTAG
- a CDS encoding ABA4-like family protein produces MNPSIIFKIANGIAVLSWLVLILSPNQTKVIRPLRVFVSGLVLGGVYVFSILIGNGQAEGDFSSLESVRSLFANDYFLLAGWIHYLAFDLFLGTWEAEDGAKEGINRWILVPVLALTFYFGPAGWLMYLVFRFVKRFLNKRENFT; encoded by the coding sequence ATGAATCCTTCAATAATCTTTAAAATTGCCAATGGCATCGCAGTCCTATCGTGGTTGGTATTGATACTTTCACCAAATCAAACAAAGGTGATCCGACCCCTCAGAGTATTTGTTTCAGGTCTTGTCCTTGGTGGCGTCTATGTATTTTCAATCCTAATAGGGAATGGACAGGCAGAAGGTGACTTTTCCAGTTTGGAATCGGTAAGATCATTATTTGCCAATGATTACTTTTTACTAGCTGGTTGGATCCATTACCTTGCCTTTGATTTGTTTTTGGGGACTTGGGAAGCAGAGGACGGGGCCAAAGAAGGGATCAACCGATGGATTCTTGTTCCAGTCCTAGCCCTTACCTTTTATTTCGGGCCCGCAGGTTGGCTTATGTATTTGGTATTTCGATTTGTGAAAAGGTTCCTAAATAAAAGGGAAAATTTCACCTAA
- a CDS encoding TetR/AcrR family transcriptional regulator, which translates to MKPAKKKQNLSKPIAATAPKVSTYHHGNLREEVLEHSRKVLETKGVSSLSLRDIATDLGVSHSAPYRHFPKKMDLLQALVTEGFRELSEGMERAWAYSEDPLEKIRMAGVEYIFLLLKNPRRTELMFGGEIYVSGDTLSDDLRECGKLAYMGMYKIVEFGQKSLKLKNSVPTDTLMMSFWSGVHGFAVLNERKWKQIKSKEEGDSFRKEVGQILEIMIEGTRL; encoded by the coding sequence ATGAAACCTGCCAAAAAAAAACAAAACCTTTCAAAACCAATTGCTGCGACCGCTCCAAAAGTGAGCACCTACCACCATGGAAACTTGCGGGAAGAAGTTCTCGAACACTCCAGAAAAGTATTAGAAACCAAGGGAGTTTCTTCCTTAAGTCTTCGGGACATAGCCACCGATTTGGGAGTGAGCCATTCCGCACCCTATAGACATTTTCCTAAAAAAATGGACCTCCTCCAGGCACTGGTGACGGAAGGATTTCGAGAACTATCTGAGGGTATGGAAAGAGCCTGGGCATACTCAGAGGATCCTTTGGAAAAAATTAGGATGGCCGGAGTAGAATATATCTTTCTTTTACTAAAAAATCCAAGAAGGACTGAACTCATGTTTGGTGGTGAGATTTATGTATCAGGGGATACTTTATCAGACGATTTGCGGGAGTGCGGAAAGTTGGCCTATATGGGAATGTATAAGATCGTGGAATTCGGCCAGAAATCATTAAAATTAAAAAATTCAGTTCCTACTGATACTCTTATGATGAGTTTTTGGAGCGGAGTCCACGGTTTTGCCGTGTTAAACGAACGAAAATGGAAACAAATCAAATCCAAAGAGGAAGGTGATTCCTTTCGCAAAGAAGTGGGTCAAATTTTAGAGATTATGATTGAGGGAACCCGTTTGTAA
- a CDS encoding DUF6272 family protein — translation MRKYGNFKSTNSIQQVPNSIIEIHLKPLDLMRYWRRIGILSDFIGYFYGFSFLPNIPTESIDMKNSEIVNSISTVFNELLENAAKYSYDKKADIEISLIHRGKTFEILVRNKTNESNVTSYEASLKEIFSTKNLEKLYIEKLETNENDQHRSGIGLIMVLKDYPVEMEVSFETEGEDTIITSRVIYFTNGFPQS, via the coding sequence ATGCGAAAATACGGAAATTTTAAGTCCACCAATAGCATTCAACAAGTACCTAATTCCATAATTGAAATCCATTTAAAACCTTTGGATTTAATGCGTTATTGGCGACGGATTGGAATCCTTTCCGACTTTATTGGTTATTTTTACGGATTCTCTTTTTTACCTAACATCCCTACCGAATCGATAGATATGAAAAACTCGGAAATCGTAAATTCCATCTCTACCGTGTTTAACGAATTATTAGAAAATGCAGCCAAGTATTCTTACGATAAAAAAGCAGATATTGAAATCTCACTTATTCATAGAGGCAAAACATTTGAAATTTTAGTTCGTAATAAAACAAACGAATCAAATGTCACTTCTTACGAAGCCAGTTTAAAAGAAATTTTTTCTACTAAAAATCTAGAAAAACTGTATATAGAAAAACTAGAAACCAATGAAAACGATCAACATCGTTCCGGTATAGGCCTGATTATGGTTTTAAAAGATTATCCAGTCGAAATGGAAGTTTCTTTTGAGACTGAGGGGGAAGATACAATCATAACCAGTAGGGTGATTTATTTTACAAACGGGTTCCCTCAATCATAA